The Bradysia coprophila strain Holo2 chromosome X, BU_Bcop_v1, whole genome shotgun sequence genomic interval TGCAGTTTCCTACCGAGTAATCTTTTCTTGACTCAGGCATTCTTTGCAGTATTTATGCTTCACATCGATAACTCGATCAGACCGAACTAGTAAGCCAAAGTAGTTTTTGAGTGAAGGATTCTCACCGGTGCACAAGGAGGCAAGACGAATAGATAAGTCTTTCCCATAGACAATTTTCGTCTGCTGGCGGATCATTTTGTCTGTTTAGCCGTTGTCATTCTGTAATTTGCAAATTGCGAAAGTTTTAGGAAAATGCCCATGGAAAAACCGTATGCATTTCTGAAGAAATTGTgtttgaaaagttttaaaaaaaaccgttcTGATTGAGGTGACATGCACATTGACTTCGGAAGAATTATTTAAAACGCAACAATGCCAGAAGATTCTATTGTTATCAACTGAACTTGAAAAATCGACTGtagaaattaaatatttaaaactgATCAGTGTAGTAAGGTTCACAAATGCATCCTCTTCTTGTTATCACTAAAATATGCACGGATTTTGTCTTCAAAATATTCAAGATGTGAACAAAGTTTGTTTTGCAATTTCACCACAGAGCTCAACAGCACCTTTGTCTTTGTCGGTTCACTTTGTATTTGTattctttttaatttgaaaatatcaattttaagTTCTTTCACAACAGTCGGGAATATATTTTATCGGCACTAAATCGTCGttgaatgaatatttatattttaactcAATGCTTTTTAGTTTAAACATAGTACGTACAGATATAAACACTAAGAAATGCTTCACTCTAGAGAACCGTTTTTACAACTGATGGTTCAGATTTCTGAACAATTAGATGATAACAATTATTGTTAAACAATAGCCGAATTATTAAAGACTACAATGTAGAGTTACTCTACTAAGAGTACGTGTGTGTAAGTTTTCATATGATGATAGTGCAGTAACACCATGCAAACATTGCTTGGAGTTTGTGTGTTGCTGAATTTGTACAAGTAAAACTTCTTGCTGTTGTTTTGCTTGATTTGATCAATCAAAACAagttaaaatgttaaacaGATGTAGTAATTTAAATAGgttgttataattttcaattcaaaaattcaaaatttttaatttatatacaaacaaaaagatAACAGCCGCCGAGTCAGCCGACTTAAAGCAATGGCGGCGGCTGTCGGCGGCTAGCCGCATTTAGCCGACCAAAAAcaccggcggcggcggcggcgtttTAGCCGTCAGCCGCCGTTTTCGGCCCGGCTGAAAATCGGCGGCTCTCTGGTCTGGGGCAAGGCATTAAAAAGCGTCGGTCCAGCATATTGCAGACTACGCTTACCGTAGTTAGACGACACTATATGCCTTTTAAGAAGGTGGTTTATTATATCATTATTTGTTCTCTTGCTAGGAATATAtgcatctaaaaaaaatcttgggTAAATTAAAGTGTAACCGCATTCCCTatcataaaaatttacaaataattcacaaatttcatcctTTCATGCCTGATCGAATATGCATAAATCAAGATATGCTGAAATGAGATTGACACTAAAATAGCTTTATCAACATTTTCGGTTTCAGaatgaattggaattttccTTGCGGGTAGAATGAGTTTGTTGGACTACACTTGCAAAGAAATATCACCCTACACTGCAGTGACGTGTGAggtatcgttgaaaagctGAGTTAAACGTCTTTCACGACAATCTATTTGAGCAACAAAAACATTCACCTAGTGTGAAAGATAACTTTGCAAAGTTCTTGAAGATTGTTGGACCTGTTTCCACCaacaatgaaaatgcaaattttcttgaaattttccaccaaattttcaaaaatcttttgttgTGAATTTCATGAAGTTGTGAATTAAATAATGATTAATTTGACCCAGGTCATATTGCAACTTCTGTTCTAGATTTCACTTCAAagttgagaaatttttcgttgggAACTTTCTCGACATTTTGTGACTTATCTCATACCCAtcggaaatttttttccttgcTATAAATTGATATGggtaaacataaaaaaaagttcttctaGGTAATGATCAGGTCATGGAGCACTATGTAATGTGGTTTTggatgaaatcaaaatttttaatcctTCCACctcaaattgtgaaatttaatgaattagaCACAACAATGTCTTGAGCTCATTCATCCAAGTGTAATACCAAAAAGTTTTGGCTAAAGAATGACATTTCCACAAGGGTATTGTAGAGAGTAGTTTACAATGCACTTTTGAAAACTAGGATAGGAAAGCATTGTTTCaacgaaaagttttattcaaaagaaaacTGAGTTCAGTCCCCTCAAATCACAAGTCCAACCATATGTACTTGTGATTTTTGCAACTAtctctaaattatttttattaatccTTATGAGACGtagaatagtttttcattgTTCTCGAGATTTCGATGAATGTATGTAtgaacaaggcatcagaacagtcggagcgtttgctgcgacctagccccgtacaacccgtaatcctatttcgtccgcaaccataatacgtccgtagccctaataagcccggaaccctaatacgtctacaaccctctaatgcgtctgttaccaaaatgcaagtcaagttgggcattgtcaaatttactgaaactgttcatttttaaaattgcgcatagcgcaattacgaaagcccgtacgaagtacctttcaaataaaaccaacaatttacgacattattttagaaatccaaaattttttgccaaccattgggtattcaattacctttcaaatgaaacaaaaactagcaaaatcggttgagatttactcgatttatgtgcaaaaaacacttagggccgagtagcggccttagtccaaggacccaaatttgaaactttttttgccatcattctattcggcattcaattatctctcaatgaaacaaaaactagcaaaatcggatgaaatttactcgatttatgtgcaaaaaacacttagggccgagtagcggccttcgtccaaggacccaaatttgaaacattttttgccatcattctattcggcattcaattatctctcaaatgaaacaaaaacttgcaaaatcggatgagatttactcgatttatgtgcaaaaaacacttagggccgagtagcggccttagtccaagggcccaaatttgaaacttttttcgtcacgttcttttcggtattcaattaccttccataaaaaacttaaactagcaaaatcggatgagatttactcgatttatgtgcaaaaaacacttagggccgagtaacgacctttgagccctcctaAAAAGCCCatgttgcatcttacccaaaaacaatgttcagcaactttgttctactcgtcaatacctttcatttgatatatcacaagcagctattgcgtgcgtatttcggtagatatcgtccaaagactgaaaaacacctttagggccctagctctggagggctgaccctaccatgcccattttcgaacttgaccttacttttgtcgataccagtcggggaaaaaaagaattttgaaaaaaggttgtgatttactcaagctagaggggtcacggacggacggacggacattttttttattgctgattcgtcatctatgaacatagccaagtgctttgcccttactgtctgcttccaattcgacgtgttacaaacggcatattaatcttataagcccccagtacttcgtacggggctaaaaatacaaatttattgacCTGTTAAAGACGGCAAACATacgaccagtattattatcgggtctattacttccatcgatcgaagtatttttaatcggttgatttcaaatcttgtacttcaatttttttaacatgcattttactatgtGAACGTGAAGGGCCTATAaacagagcttgtcattatttttcgtcgttatcgataatagGTCAACAGATGAATGTGACAGGTTATTATCTCGAAAACGATGAAACTTTTGTGTGAAGACATCATAGCGAAAATTATTATACGTCTTAGCAGGATTAAGTCGAGAGTTTACTTAAGACCATGTTAGGGCTGTTAAGGCCttaagaaataattttggtttGGGTTAAGCTACTGCCTGTTCTTCTGGGTAAAGGACTGAAACAATAGATGCTGCGAAGAATTCTCCTCAGACTCACCTTTTAGTAAGCTTAGTATTCATTGTTTTCATCAACTCCTTAAGTacaggtttgttccaagtaactgtaaacacgaactttgacaacccgaacaacgacaatttcttCTATAGCAACGTCGCTCACTTGATATTTCATATAAAccgagcaacgtcgcctacgcgatttacaccgagatattattgaggttatggttctgtggatgaaatttgacaattcatatggccttggaacaaacctactATAGCAAACCGttgcttgtttttttttaataaaaaaaaaatttttagcgccaaaaattcaaatctccAACTAAAATATTGTTAGTTTTGCTAGCATCCGCAGTGTGGTTTTTAAAGTTcataaatttatcgaaatgtcAGTCGTGGTGCAGAATAACCTCTCGCCGTGATGTTTTTGATTATgtgattttggttttgaataaaacgccggaattttcgataaaatcaaTTGACATAATGTGTTTGTAGTGACGAACGATACTGATCGAATACAGCTGTGCTGATTAAGCATTTTCAAAGGTAAAAATTTCTGTGCAGACGAGTATCTGGGCGTAAAGTACATATCAGGATTTGCATCCTTTACCGAGCACTGAGTGCAATTGTTTTGGGATACATTGAGAGTTTTGTGTGATGTGCAGAGATTAGACTAATTACATTGATTAACACAGCCTACAACAGCCCTATCCATGATTCTGTTGTCCGTTCGTTCGATTAATTCCCCGTCATTTTTCAGATAAGTCAAAGTCACACGATATGTCATTCGCAATAAAAAGGTTCCCGCTGTCAAGAATGGTCGCTTCACTACTTCATCAACATCACAGTCATTTACGGCCAATTCCAGCCACCATTCACACCAATTCACAGTTAAATTCATTCAAGTCTTGGTACCAAAGTAAGTGGATGCCGCGTAAGCTAGAGCCGCCCTACACTCACATCGTTCAAGTCGGCGATCCGGTTTTTGCGCCAAAAGTCGGTTCCTGTCCACTGGATGCCATCAAATCGAAagaattgaatttctttatcGACCAATTGATCCGAGTGATGTCCGATTATCAAGTGGCAGGAATAGCAGCACCACAAGTGGGGCTCGATTTGCAGATTATTATCTTGGAATTCAGCGACCAATTGAAGAGAGAATTTTCACCCGAGATTTATAAAGTACGAGAAATGGAGACATTGCCACTAACAGTAGGTGATTTGATGAAAAACAGATCCGATCGAAGAACTCACTCAATTTTCTCCTTTGCCATTCCAGGTGTTGATAAATCCCGAAATGAAAGTGACCGACTACAGCAAACGGACCTACGACGAGGCATGTGCAAGTGTTTGTGGATATAAGGGTGAAGTGACTCGGTACGCAGGTGTTACATTGACTGGACTGAATCGTAATGGCGAAAAGCAGGAGTTACATCTGAAAGGATGGAATGCACGCATCGCCCAACATGAAATGGACACTTGAATGGGATCATGTATACGGACATTATGAATCGACGGACGTTTAGTTGCACTTGCTGGCATACGGTTAATTTGAAGCAAGGCGATGTCAGAATGGCATTCGGTCCAAAGTGAAACAGTCAAATGAAACGTGTGTCGGTCGTGCGTTAGCATAGAGTCAAATGTCTtgcaataaatatattttataaaaaaagtcatGAGGCTACACGACACGTGTTGTACCCATTGGCTACGAGTACATTATTACAATTCGGTTGTTTCTAATTTTCTAGTCAGCAATTGAGATCATTGGTCAGCTTATCGATTTGCTGATAAACGTTGAACGGACTCAAGTTATTTTGTGTTGTGAAGCCATTGAACTCTTTGCCACTCGGTCGAGTAAGATATTCTGCGGTCAAAACGTTTTCGTCCAGTGAATCGGGACCATTAAGCACACCCGGATGACTAAGGTCGTCGTCATTCTTAAACCATTCGTTGGCATAAGCCTTCAGCCAAATGGATTACTGCCTTCGATGCTGTGCTTGTTGGTATTCGGTACTCGTGCGTTGCGCTGCGTGTCGTCAAATCGGATGGAGACGAGCCTGCACAATGGAAGTTAGTGTGAGTGTTATTTGACACAGTGGAATTACGTGGTATAATGATGTTACCGTAGGAATTAACGTAGGCTGCTCTCAGTTCCCGTTTGTAAGTTTTTCTTTGTGAGAAGCACAACGATATCACCACAACCAACAATGTCGATACGAAAATGTTGGCAAAAACCAGCATATGGACAATATGGTCGCTGAACGACATCGCTGTCAAGCGGAGTAAGATACGCTTCTGACGGTGAAGTATCAAACCCTACATTAAAGGTTCCTGAAAATTATTAGAAGAAGAATCTTTATTCATCATAATTCATTCGAGGATTGTTATGATATTACGCCGAGGCGGCCATTACCTAAAAACATAATACATCACAATTTTTCCAGTATTAGGATTATCTCAGTATCTCGATCATCACCTCGGAAAATCGAAATTGCTCCTTTCTATCTACTAAATGGCATGGTAGCAGGTCTGGTCTTTGTCTATCCCCACAGACCCGTCCCTTATTTTCAGTGTACCTTGAAATCGTCAACCTTAACGATCGCAGTCTATACGTTGCCAACGTCTGGAACAAGTAAATGTATCTTATACTACAGAATACACTCTGTTATATTCACTGGGACTTCTATCTTAGATAACGATCTGCAGGCTTAATGGATAAAGGACATGATCTGAAAACGTTTGATAATACGTCATTCACGCAAAACGGCAAAGTGTTCTGTCGCAAGCTGCGCTGATTCTATCGATatataatttgtgaatggtcACTGTAATGGATTATTATGTTATTTGAATGCCGTTCCTGGTGGTAACCAAAGGTATCCTCGTTTGTATGTTATGGTCAAAGAAAactctttccaatttttttaatacatAGCATACATCGCCAATTTCTCTCACATTATGTTACTTGGGCAACAGACTACTACTCTTTATTGCGTTGTTAATACTCAGTGGTGGATTTGAATTACATCATCTCATCGCATACGCATGAACAGTTGTGATTGATCGTTTTCGCAATGCCTCTGGAAAAGTACTAATGGTGCTAATCTCGTACTTGAGAAGTTTACCTTCCATCGCAGCAAATAATCTGAAACACTCGATGAGGCATGTAGTCTCTTCCTTGCATAATGCGTCAAATGGGAAAGGGTAAATAACATCAGCTCGGGCGTTCAGCTCGGATATCCGTCGCGATCTGTTACCTTGTCGTGTGAAGTCGGCAAACGTACTCTTTAGATTAATATTTTAGTGACATTCAGAGACATATTTGTAACTCAGTCTTCAACATCTCGAGATTCCTTCCTGGAAAGAATCATCGAGAACGACGATTCTTAACATTTTCGACATTAAAGTCAAGTATTTCCCTTCTAGTTCCCTCTGCTAAGGCGAGATTCAGTCAAGCACCATAAAGTCAAAAGTATCCCTTTCTATTCCCTGGTCTGTTGACAGGTGAATGACTCAACCTCGTTCGACCGGAATCATACAAAGATTAGTGGCGGCCGACTCAATCTGACTCCATCTCTCCGATCCAGGTCTTTCGGTACAGGATCGTACGATGATATTTACATCCATTTGAAAATAGGATAAATTTGCAATGATTAAATCGCGTCATCGCGCATGCAATTGCTTtatctacatattttgttccaAATCCGGGTAGCAGTGTCCCATGAGTTTTTCACGCCGAGTTGCTATTCAGAAAGCTCAATTAAAGAATCGTAAAAAGAGTTTATCCGCTAGACGGCAAGTCCAGTACAACACTGAGTccgaaattgatgaaattttgattcgaCAAAGTTTCCGAGCGCTATTTGTGTCCAAATCTTAATATCTAATGCCCACTGTATGACGACCAACTTGGACCAATGGCGGTTCCTATCAAATCGATTCCCCAACAGCTCCGCCTGATTAACTTCTGAACTCAACCATGATCACCGACGCTTCGTCGGCGTCGTGTTAATAATGCGGTCGTACGCGAGCACTCTTCGTCGGATGTGTACGTAAACTCGATGTGGTACATATGAGATCAGTCCAGTACTTGCGTTTGCGTATTATGTTCTAGTAGCTTGAATGGATACGATGATAGTGCGGCGGATTTAGGCAGTGTAATCTTATTGGGCTTGTTTGGTACAATTTTTCGGTAGCCTTCACAATGGGATGTGATTCGGCATCACTTCACAtcctatttttttctttttaggACTGTTTCAGATGGTGAAAGCTAACCTCTTTTGATGTTGAAATTATGCGAAGTCGAATTTACCGTCCAAAAATGTTGAGATCAGGTCCAAAGTTGGAACATTTCGCCTCCGAATCATCAAACAATGACAGTTAGCAGAACAAGCTTGGGGCTGGATCGTCAGTTTCAGTCACTCATCGCGGGCAACGGTCTATGGAAgcttaattttttcgatacGCGCGTGCTCCCCGTGTTTTCTGTGGGCAATCGTTGACGAATAGAATGAGATCAATCATACTGGAATAAAGTACGAATCAAACTTTACCAGCTGAAACTTTACTCGTATCTTTCGTCAATCAAAATGTGGCTCATAGTCGATTAACATTGCGAAACATAGATCGTAGATCCAAGCAGGCTAATAAGTGGTGTATTCCTGCGTATAGGCTTCACACGAATCTGAAAATGGTTTGTCAGTTATTGGTAACACAGCTCTTTCACACTAATCCCACTTCGCCGTTCAGCCACATCAATAAATCTGTTCCCTTGTCGTTCTACTGTGTCCAGCGGTTTGCTTAACGTTTTATCCCTCACTTGCTATCAATGGCAAAGGACGCGTAATTGCCAACCGTATTTACTTGCTTCAACGATACATAAACAGCTGCATTCGGGCCCAACATCGTTTGTCGATTGGGTTTGCTTGGATTCGACTGTGCAACAGTTGCATTCttggaaaatgaatttgatgCCGTTTCATTGTAGAGATCAGCGATCCACATAATCAAAAATCACTTACTCTGTACAACGATAGTAACATGCTCTTCGGGCTAAAATACGTGCATGATTGTTGTAATCGAGAACGGTTATGAACACTGTCTCTTCCAAGTATTCTGAGTGTGATCCTAATCTTATTGCTTTGAATTTCAGCGTATAGTTTCCGTAGTAGTCTGAGGGATCTTTGAGCGAACAAATCACCATTTCACGGATCGCTCTGTATTTAAAGTTGAATGGGTGATGATAGGAATATACCTGAAGAAAAAATACAAGAATGCTAAAAGATAAAGACGTTTTTTTAGTATTGCTGCATTTATATCGATTATCCACAACTTACCTCTTACTACGGACGGCAAATATTAATTCAACATTTACCTCATTAAAGTCAAGGGATCATCGGAGTCATAGGCGTTTGATGATGTAGTATGTATCGGTGATTCTGTGATTACTCGTGATTGGGGACCAACCGGTTTTCGGGTATAAAACCGGCGGAGAATGTTCTCATTCCAGGTGTGATGCAAAATTATGCcgtaaaaaaattggattaaatacTCATGGAGGCAGGCTGTAACAAAAATcacttacaaaaattgcttGAACGTCGTCGCTTTCATCCGCTTAATAACGAATGATAATGTCCCACACTTCAACTTGCCACCATGTAAAGAAACTTTTCTCTCTCGATCGTATCTCTTCTGCAACATAAGACACGAGTGTCAGCGTCAATACATAAACTTGCTCGTGCAGAACTCCATTTTATCGATCAGCAAATGTTACTTTCAAAGTCCTGAATCGGACGTCATTCTCTAAGTCAAATTAGTAAACTTTGTTTAAAAGTGTGATGAAAGATGGTTCGTTATGGTTACTGAATCATGGATTCTGAAAGTGGTTACGATGTGGAGTTTTCATAAACTCGTAAAATTGGTCGAAAGCATCCTGTGATATCGTATTGTTGTCTGTTCTGTCATAACACGACATGAAACACATCAAGACTCTAAGAACGACAATACTCACAACaacacgaatttttttttttaaaccctATTATTGTTGGATAGAGCTTACATCACACGTACCTTGCGGTTATAGCCGAATCGATGGCGCCGAACTGTAATTAGTTTAACCATTGATGAACACTCGATGATCAATCTTACCGGACACAAGCTTGTTGTCGCCCTGTCTGATTGTATCGATTTGGACcagattgaaaatactttacCGCGTCCCTCAAGCGTTTGATCGTCTGTTCTTGTCGATGTCATTAAGCGGCTTGTTCAGATGCAATGCCGTGGGACTGTTTTCAGTAATGGATCGTTGTAGAATGTTTTCGAATTCGGATGGTTGTCATTTTCGTCTTCGATTATTTATTTCAGGATTCTTTGCACGCTTATCGTTTATAGCGAGGCGTAGTTCTAACAGCCActacaatttttattctgtTCACCTTTCGCGTAATCGATCACGCTTAACCCTTATACGGTAGATGAAGAAATTAGAAATCGAATTCGGAGTATTAACGAAGACACTTAACTCCGGGTAATTGTTCCATCGATTGATTCAGTTGAAGGTTCTGAGAGAGTAATATTCAGCCGAGCTGTAGGGTACAGCAACACTGGTCTTGATCTAGCCTGCCGAAATGTGTGGATCAGAAGTACTGACTTTGGATTCGCATCCCAGATCATGCGTTCTATATTTATTAAGTTAACGATTCACACTGCGGCGTATATTTCAATCAGCACAATCTTCTCGGCTCCTGATTATGTGAACCTATTAAATCTGATTTGTAGTTACGATGGTAGAGTACAGTCTATCCAAGACTACATGAGAGACAGCTCTAATGCAATATATAgattaaaattcattccatAGGTTGTTACGCATCAATCGTCTGCACACATAACCAGTGGATAATCAGGGTTTTTGGTACGGTTAAATCCGGATCTAAACTAGACGCCACAGCATGCAATGACACCAGTGTCTGCACTGATGACGAACTATCCGCTGCCACTTTTGGTACGGGTAAACTTAAAGATGTATTAGGCGAGAATCAGTCACCGATCGTATTGACCGCACTCTACAATAAAAACTTCCACTCGCAGATTTTCCGTTATTTTCTTCGTATGAAATCCTTTTTTAAGTTGAACGGCGATATGATCGTTATCACATCGTGGGGTAATACGACCCGAAGTTTTTGTAGCCATATCAGGTACACCAAGATCTCGGCAAACCATACTGTCAATCGATGGCTGAAATGTTAATCGATTTTCCTTTCGGTAATTTTCAACGTTCATTATCCATCGGATACAGTGCGAGATAGAACCTCACGTTTTCGTGTTTTGATCgttgatttcattttaaattcacATCTATTTTTCATAGACGATGTCACTGTGACGGTGTGCCAGCCATATCCGATCTTTCGCCTTTACATATTCACGGTCCTCGTCTCGATAATTCATTGTATTTTCAAGCAATTTTGCCGGGCGTACTGCATTCCAAAATATTGGCGGCATTGTCGTTTATCGTCTTTGATGACCAGACATCAATTGACGTGTTGCGGTTGCCTTTGCCAATTGATCTCGTGCTTCCACAGGTTAAATAATGCTTGATCATATAAAGTTCTCTGTCGAACTCGTGCTCGGCGGATGTCTTAACGTGATTACGCATCCGTAGTGGATCCATAGTTTAGTCTGAGGAActttaaattatttggatGCTAAAAGTGTACAGGATGGCAGTTTTGATGGTGTCCAACAGTTTAATCAAATAGCTGTCTAACAAATATCCGATAACTCACAGAATTCGATATGCTGCCACAGATGAGTTGTAACGATATACCATGCAAACCACTAATTTTCGAATCCCTGTCCGGTTGCTTAAACTTTTCCGGAGACGTTCCTACACACTGTTCTCTAGTACTTCCAAATCATATATGGTTTCCTCGAATTCTGGAATAATTGTCGTTGCTATCTCGCAATAAAAATCGCGTTTCGGCACAGCACTTGAATTATTCCGAAAAAGTGACCACAATACTCTTACATGAATAAGATGTCTCCAGGACTTACTCCATTTTCCATCTTTCACACCTCCCTAGCAATCATGTGTATTCATTTGGTGGATCAGTTCATACATTCAATTTACGATTGGTCCGGACTCGAATCAAAATGAGGCCTTCATTGATGGCGCACGTTGGTGTCATTCGTAATATGGGATTCGTCTGCgatcgaaaaacaattcacGTTCCATTGTTACCCTGGTCAATCGAACACCCAATTTTGTGTTCGCCCAGAGAAAGTTATCGGAGTTTCATCTTGACATTTCGCGTATTTCCGCTTCGTTAGGATGAGCTTGTAACGTCGGGGCGTTTTCTCGTTCACATCCGTCAGTAATGATGGTGATTCCGTCGAAATTGAATGGCGGGTTGGGGctacattattttgaatgaaaggGTATATAGAGAAAAACTGATAAGGATATTCAGGTGCTGGACAGATACATAATCTTCAACCAGTCCacgcttttcgaaaaaaatcgatttgataCAGTACTTCATTTTAGATATCTCCGGCGCTTGTATTCCAGAATGTTAAGCTCCGTTTTCCtgatttcgtgaatttttctCATCAACGTTTTCCTACTGATACAACACCGTTTTCATTTATGCAAACAAATCAGTGGCCATAACCGACAAAATGGGAAATTAATGATTTTTATCGATTCACTTATGCCACGGGTCACCATCATGTGCTTTACTGTATGGACGAGAGAAGAGAGGAGAGATATTATCGTTAGATTAAATGTGCAAAACACAGTGGGATTTGGTATGTAATAACTTTGAAGGAATGTTTCGAGTTGGCGCATCCTCTGAAATTCTGTACTGGATTGCTACTAGCAAGAAGAAAACTGGAGGGGTCTGAAAGCAATGTTAGACAATGACAAATAAACTTCAACTTTAGACTTAGTATAATACCTGCCAATACGAAATGACCTTTCGTTTAGATTCAGAACAAATTTCGCTACTTTACATTCCTTCGAACGTCACGTCTTTCACCAATATTTGCCGCGTGTGCGCCGACCAGTGCATTCACTGGCCCCTGGTTCGCTCTATCGACGGCAAGACTCTCAATTGTAAAGACTTTCGTCTCGTAGTCCAAATTTTTGACCAGCGACATGATACCCTTTACCATGGTGTGTCTGTATGGTAAAACAAGTCATTGTCGCCTTCAAGCTCTTGCAGTGTACACAGCCTGTTATCTCAATCATGAAATCACATATCATTTGCGCGACTCTTATACGAATATAACTTGCCGTCATGCTCCCTCGTCGTCGATCGTCGCTTCACCGTTCGTCACAACTCCCGGCTCAGACTATTTTCTGGTATTCAAAGCCGATTGTAGATCGTCGGTTTGAATAAGAATATCGTTCGTGATGTCATTGATATCTTCACACAGTAACAGTAGGACTTTGAGTAACGAATTCCATTCTCGCCAGTGATTTATCCGTTAGCGTTAATACGAGTCGAATTTCGTCTTATCTCCCCTATCTAGCTCTTTGTTGAGTAAATATTGCCTCATTGTTACGATTTTCTATCTTTTTAAAATATCCTGTCAACATGATGCCTTGCACGAAGGACAGGTGTGTTCCGTCGGATCGAAACCTTTCAGTTTGTAGATCATGTATCTGTGTGACGAGATATATATTTAAGTTAGAAGCTGAAAATTactgtgaaataaaatgcTCATACC includes:
- the LOC119084500 gene encoding peptide deformylase, mitochondrial-like — protein: MSFAIKRFPLSRMVASLLHQHHSHLRPIPATIHTNSQLNSFKSWYQSKWMPRKLEPPYTHIVQVGDPVFAPKVGSCPLDAIKSKELNFFIDQLIRVMSDYQVAGIAAPQVGLDLQIIILEFSDQLKREFSPEIYKVREMETLPLTVLINPEMKVTDYSKRTYDEACASVCGYKGEVTRYAGVTLTGLNRNGEKQELHLKGWNARIAQHEMDT